One region of Chryseobacterium sp. SORGH_AS_0447 genomic DNA includes:
- a CDS encoding EpsG family protein, producing MHLLHPYYIIALIIMLIFSYQEVFHGKVDKKMLWFLGVYLIIIAGLRDSVGPDYGSYRGIYIYSDTKEYITFIFTALHLEPPQPMEVEWLFVLINKILLNVFDAPFYMLTLVVAAIAIFFKIRYIEDNSFYPFTVMAMLFIPGFFIGESGQIRQNLGSFIVYFAIRYIKERKLWAYLLCIYLAGGIHTVCYLFLPMYWLVRFPMNKTLMLILIITSIFLSPFEVYRAFGGFLNNISADNAISIGFNGYVDESAERLNGGFGIPEALMAILTFFLFAFDTKMVEKYPYYEYHRMYAVIGICFFFIFRNNPIFASRLAGTFVGFGYIIIPNTMYVVSSNTRKMIYLFIFSFVIFNFVVFSSFKNITSGRFTAEQYKNHLLP from the coding sequence ATGCATTTACTACATCCATATTACATTATTGCCCTTATCATTATGCTGATCTTCAGTTATCAGGAAGTTTTCCATGGTAAGGTCGATAAAAAAATGCTTTGGTTTCTGGGGGTATATCTGATTATCATTGCCGGGCTGCGTGATAGTGTAGGACCGGATTACGGAAGTTACCGCGGGATATACATTTACTCAGATACAAAAGAATATATCACTTTTATTTTTACGGCACTTCATCTGGAACCCCCGCAGCCCATGGAGGTCGAATGGCTGTTTGTCCTCATCAATAAGATTCTGCTTAACGTATTCGATGCGCCATTTTATATGCTCACGCTCGTGGTGGCGGCCATTGCCATTTTCTTCAAAATAAGATACATAGAGGATAATTCGTTTTATCCTTTTACCGTAATGGCAATGCTTTTCATTCCGGGGTTCTTTATCGGGGAAAGCGGGCAGATCAGGCAGAATTTAGGCTCTTTTATTGTCTATTTTGCGATACGGTATATTAAAGAAAGGAAATTATGGGCTTATCTGCTGTGCATCTATCTGGCCGGAGGTATCCATACGGTATGCTATCTTTTTTTACCCATGTACTGGCTGGTGCGTTTCCCGATGAATAAAACACTTATGCTAATTCTGATTATCACCTCAATATTTTTATCACCTTTTGAAGTCTACCGTGCATTCGGAGGTTTCCTAAATAATATATCGGCTGATAATGCGATATCCATAGGCTTTAACGGATATGTGGATGAAAGTGCAGAAAGACTTAACGGAGGGTTTGGGATCCCGGAAGCGCTAATGGCGATTCTTACCTTCTTCCTGTTTGCCTTTGATACGAAAATGGTTGAAAAATATCCCTACTACGAATATCACAGGATGTATGCTGTTATCGGAATATGCTTTTTCTTTATTTTCAGGAATAACCCTATTTTCGCTTCCAGGCTTGCCGGAACTTTTGTAGGGTTTGGTTATATCATTATACCGAATACCATGTATGTGGTCTCCAGTAATACAAGGAAGATGATCTATCTTTTCATCTTTTCTTTTGTAATATTCAATTTTGTTGTCTTTTCGAGCTTTAAGAATATTACGTCCGGAAGATTTACGGCTGAACAATATAAAAATCACCTTCTGCCATAA
- a CDS encoding acyltransferase, with protein sequence MSVPKKERILVLDGLRGLAILLVLLFHGYYIWFDYYPYKKLYGENILFKYGSLGVQLFFLISGFVILMSVERTDRFWKFLKNRWIRLFPSMLICSLIIYATAHFFHERPFGIPPLKSILPGITFINNSILEKVFQTDFPVLELSFWSLFVEVKFYIIFGALYFSFNRNVALGGIFLIYLSALGLQLLCLGNVLHETSWMKIYIGSFIHFGWFAAGALAYIYFYNREKKYLWMIVVTMACSLLYVIKFQDPIMLVYLVVLSLIFYFALFHKSFGAIFSTRFFKFVGFISYPLYLLHENMLVALIIKLNHHFSQIPYFLLPVISCIFIGGLASIVAYILEPAFQKGLKKII encoded by the coding sequence ATGAGTGTACCTAAGAAAGAAAGAATTTTAGTACTTGACGGTTTAAGAGGGCTGGCAATTCTACTGGTGCTTCTTTTTCATGGGTATTATATCTGGTTCGATTATTATCCTTATAAAAAGCTTTATGGTGAAAATATCCTGTTTAAATATGGCAGTCTTGGTGTCCAGCTGTTTTTTCTGATTTCGGGTTTTGTCATCCTGATGTCGGTGGAACGAACAGACCGGTTCTGGAAATTTCTTAAAAACAGATGGATCAGGCTTTTTCCAAGTATGTTGATCTGTAGCCTGATTATCTATGCTACCGCTCATTTCTTTCATGAAAGGCCATTTGGAATTCCTCCGCTGAAATCTATTCTGCCGGGCATTACCTTTATCAACAACAGCATCCTGGAAAAGGTTTTCCAAACTGATTTTCCGGTGCTGGAACTGTCTTTCTGGTCCCTGTTTGTGGAGGTGAAATTTTATATTATTTTCGGTGCACTTTACTTTTCATTCAATAGAAATGTGGCTTTGGGAGGGATTTTTTTAATCTATCTTTCGGCGCTTGGCTTACAGCTTTTGTGTTTAGGGAATGTTTTGCATGAAACATCCTGGATGAAAATCTACATCGGCTCCTTTATTCATTTCGGGTGGTTTGCTGCCGGTGCGCTTGCTTATATCTATTTTTACAACAGGGAAAAGAAATACCTATGGATGATTGTAGTTACAATGGCCTGTTCGCTTCTTTATGTTATTAAGTTCCAGGATCCGATCATGCTGGTGTATCTGGTCGTGCTTTCCCTTATCTTTTACTTTGCACTTTTCCATAAAAGCTTTGGGGCTATTTTCTCAACCCGGTTTTTTAAATTTGTCGGTTTTATAAGTTATCCATTGTATTTGCTTCATGAGAATATGCTGGTCGCACTGATTATCAAGTTGAACCATCACTTTTCCCAGATTCCTTATTTTTTGCTTCCTGTTATTTCGTGCATCTTCATTGGAGGTCTGGCCAGCATTGTGGCTTATATCCTGGAGCCGGCTTTTCAAAAAGGGTTAAAAAAAATCATATAA